The stretch of DNA tcatgaattcgtctccatgcaggttgatccttcttcgtatattcccaaccgtgtttgttttcctgactacatcaattcctctgtgcattttgatctgtccatgaagcaggatatccatggaattccagattatcatcgatcggggatcgttcctacgattttcgaagcaaagtatgggcgtgtcaattgtgataatatgtactttgctgatgggtcctctatgaatgagtccacaggatttggagtgttcaacaaattttttagcacctcacacagtcttcagtatccttgctcagtgtatattgctgaattggcagcaatacactgggcgctggacagcgtcgcctcacgacctgttaaacactattacattgtaacagatagtcttagctctgtcgaagctatccgttcagtgaggccggaaaagcactcgccgtacttccttgagagaatacgagaaattttgagtgctttaaccagacgctgttatgtcattacctttgtctgggtcccttcacattgctcaattccgggtaatgagagggctgactcattagcaaaggtaggtgcaattgaaggcgaaatttatcagcgtcaaatcgccttcaatgaattttattctttagttcgtaaaaataccatcgttaactggcaacgcaaatggaacgaagatgaattgggccggtggctccactcaattatccctaaggttagcctcaatccgtggttcaaaagtctggacttgagtcgggactttattcgcaccttctcccgactcatgtccaatcactgttcgttagacgcgctgctttttcgttttaatcttgccgacagcaatctctgcggttgtggccatggttaccacgacatcgaacacgttgtttggtcgtgcgagttgtatcttgtcgccagatcgaatttagaaaactcccttcgggctggaggaaagcagtccaatgtgccggtgagagatgtgttggctcggttagaccttgattacatgtcccaaatatatgttttccttaaagctatcgatcttcgagtgtgattgttcatacatccttttcccctccttttcgtccttcgcgagctatcggttcccttcctactaacattagaataagttaaattgtaaatacatattagatgtaaggatagttttaagaattgagtgtgaagtgtcagtgtgaatgagaatgtgaatgtgaatgtgagtgcgagtgtaaacacacatctccttacatcccatccttttcctaatgaaaatatgtcacccttctaaactcgagtcgaccgcgagtaatcggtttcctatttcattaaccatagaattaaggaaacaacatggtgatatatgctagttgaaatatagttaagagtttggctcctttaaacttatgtaactgagcctgtaaaaataaacggattaataaaaaaaaatcgtctaaTTCGGGAAATTTtaaagaaggcagttttgcaatcttaaaatttgaatggagattcttgaattattcgattacttaaaacacgacgCTCTCTTAACCATTTGGCATTACAAAACTTAACcacacaacatttacaaaagctcgccattataatataaaatcatcatcagagacaattccagttcaatattacgtaatactgtattgtatgaaatacatattcgaaatagaaaagtaaattttcgttcataattttttattttagaagtgtgttaatgtcatcctgtaaattaatggctgtagagtggttttcacattttgacccacctggcagtatgttaagcgccttgatttacaccagcttgagagtttggcattTCTCGCGAGTGACAATGGTCGCCAATTGCTTTTGCGatccggacatgtttgacgctgtcaaatgctGTGTATTAGTATATGGATGCCCTAAGGCTGGTGaagatgaacacaacaaaacagacagcttgaatcggacgatccgttctcgagcgggaacacacattggtccatgaaaattcaaataaatcgtttcatatttcaagtttcAATTTGCAACACAACCACTACCATaccaattttacacttacactcgtACTAAACGTTTTACAATGCAtgtaatatgaaatttcacgacgCAACCAACGTTAAagttctaaatttaaattttatttgcgagAATTAATCGTACCACTCACCTTACttacaatacaaaaatgccgCCGACTTGAATATATCCGCAatttcgatttccccaggctccttggttttgaagtctgttgtttcgtgaaatatattattttattcatttttactgTAATGAATTGTTGTATAAGTACCCAAAATGACTGATGCAAAACTCTCGTAAATCTATCATAGAATGATAATAATAGTGAGTACAAGAGAAAGTTTTTTTATCTTCGATTCCGACCattcagaacgaggtatttacgtttggataacggttgagattttttaattgttcgatagaaCGAAATAGTACATGTCATGAAGCTAGACATTTACTATTTCATTCAATGctaaaattgttatagagtgccaaAATCGATTACCGCAAAAATCTAATCGATTTATCAAGAATCTAAGCAATaatcgtttgaaattggacattcgatcgattttcgtttatttttttcatatcaatAGAATGTATTTTTCTAAATATTAGTTAAATATGTttatactagctgtaccctgccacgctttgctgtggcacattgtggttgcatggttgagttgaatttttcatttttttatgttgtaacaacaatcctagatgcgtttggttgttttgtatattttatcatagtttgagctcagtcggttccgtacttttcgagtttttaacgcacacacaaacgaacagaaaactcttatatatatatatatatatatatatatatatatatatatatatatatatatataaaaatagatgagggaaatcgataaattttaaatcacttcgaaacacaatttcagttaatgattttgtcaaacacgtggaaaaaaaatgtttccttcacatagaacacatacattcatataaattcgacattaaTTCGTTCAGCAGAACTTGAGATGtatccagtttgaaaaaactagtttcgagaaaaacgctaaCCGATTAGTTCAGGAATAAAAGTGGGACACGGAACCCATGAAAATTTTTATATCATAATATAGGGTGGGCAGCTTAATTCGTTGAAAGGAaaaattgttagtgggaatgggtaAGAAGAATCAGGATCATGTGATTATCAGGAGTGATGTGATTATAAAAAAGTGAATTCTCAACTATATAATAAATAGTTTTTAACATGAACAGTAtcatgaggccgagcgttgtcatgatggaatattatcgactCGTTTCTAGTTACATAAACTGGACGTTTTTATGCAATTGCTTTGCTAAGTTTCCCACAAGTGGTACTCATCTGCAACAAAACTGGACATTTTCAACGCACTAGAAATATAAATACTTGTATAAAAGATCATCTGTCACCGTCGACAATTTATAGCATCCCCAATTTTATTTAGTGAAAccgtgaaaaaacaaacaatcaaaAATTCTTGGATGTCAGTGCTTTGCTCTTTACAacgaaaatatattcaaaaaaacaagCAAGTTTACGAAAAGAATatggtttttaaaattttatcaaCTAATTTGTCAAATTCCAGATCAAAGTTCAGTAATTAAAACTAGCACAGGTCTTTGTACcatctttttatttcattaatcaTTAATCCTTTAATCATTGTCCAATCATTAAATATAATGTTCTCATCTATCTGAACAGGAAAGTATTTACTAGTGCTACTTTGAAAGAGTTTCAAGAAATTTTGCCTCCTGTATTCCACGTGAATCAACTAGACTTTTAAGAATAGTTAGCACCTAATTAGTTAAGAACATTTCTTCCAATAacaattctaataaaataagcAAAATTATCAGCAATTTCAGCAACATTGTCTGAACAAGGCTAAGTTATGTTTGGAAGGACACTAACCATCTGTGATGAAAAGTAACAGTAGTTCGAGACCTTGGTTTCCAAATTAATCACGTAGTACAATAAGACGTTCttcttatgaatgaaaataggaAGGTAATCAGTCATAAGTACTGAGAATCCGCTCGATAGAAAGTCCAAGAAGAAGGAATAGTGTGTTACCATGCTCAAGCAATTTTGCATAATTTTCACCGACGAAGTCGCTAAAACACGTTAATTATTGTGCATTAACACACAATTGGCAGACAAACTCTTTCGCTTCGAACACTTTGAGAAAAGTTAAAATCCAAATTCCAATCAGTTCATTCGAAGGAAAAATATTGATagtaatgataaaaaaataaatatatattttttatactcaaaatacagtACAGATTGGTAAAAATACGGGACAACCATGGACAACAATGGTCGAAAAAACGTTACTGTCCcgttaaaaacggtacgtttggtcaacctgattagatatcgcatcactaaaatgggaTTTTTGAAAAGTCCTTTCTATGGTATATTGTTAAAAACCTAAACTTCTTAAATGTGAGGAAATATTTTTGTTGCCAAATTACTAGAATTGTGCCTTAAGAACAACCAATTTGACGTAGATCTAAGTCTTTAGTTTTTATGCAGGGTTCACACGAAAACAATTTTAAACATTATTCAGTTACTAAGATCACGTAGCCTATACACGTAAAAGAAAGCTGCCAATTTCAAGCAGTCGCCATAAAATTCATAGAATAAAATATTGGAATCTAATCAACATACATCCTGAAAGACAAATAATACACTGAAAGGATTATTATTTGAGCGATTAAATgaattttcgaacgaagatctatttcgttagcgcaaacatcaaatgaactaaaaacgcttgtcaatatgtaatagtagaacatatgcgaattgaattttccgaattttcccattttccttcagagttttccgaaaattttcaattctcatgtttgattggaatatgtttggttgaaatatgtgtattatgtttaagggaccccctctccattccacaggagggaggggtgtaaTACCATCGTAGAAAAATTTCTCGTACATAAAATgcgattctcgagtaatgcgccaaaccaccatagaaacatttgttgtctcctaaaacctccatataccaaatttggttccgtttgcttgattagttctcaagtgatgcagaaatttgtgtttcctttgtatggcaacctccccttagagaggggggtggaatgtcgaaccaccataaaagGTTTATCGAACCTCtatatatgccaagtttgatttcatttgtttaatTAGTTCTGGAGTTATTCAGACCTGtagaaagggggaggagtgtcaaaccaccttagaaacatttattgcctcctaaaacctccacatgccaaatttggttttgtatgtttgattaattcttgagttgggcagaaatgtgtgtttcattcttATAACAGTCCTCTCTTAGGGAGGGGGAGGTGTCtctatagaaacgtttcttattcattactgaatagtcgattttcattagaagctcaatttcagaaacgcactctgatcatatataaaatcatctttcttccaattttccaattttttataccgtaacaacactccttgaagtggattgtatattgtgtacaactttgagctcaatcggttccgtacttttcgagtttttgacgcgtacacaaacgaacagaacatttatatatatatatatatatatatatatatatatatatatatatatatatatatatatatatatatatatatatatatatatatatatatatatatatatatatacagatatatatatatatatatatatatatatatatatatatatatatatatatatatatatatatatatatatatatatatatatatatagatggtcATTATCTTTAccctctccgtggacatttGCGAACTCCCCATCCCCTTTAATTGTCCACGTAGTATGTTGTCGACAGCAGCGATGATCTTCGGATTAAGTTCATATtaccgtcaactattctcttggatttattttgccgacgtcggAGTTGCCATTGCTGGTGCATGTGAATGCGACCATACAATTTCAATGGgaaaatatttgacatttcgtTAATTCACGTCGACTTTACGGTGACAAGACGTTGTATGTGCGCACTTTAAAGTCCCTTAAAATAGGAACAGAACAGAACAGTCGCTCCTCCCATATATATTTATCTTGGAATCAGGTAAACAAGTATGCAGCCAGCTTTAGATTTTGACGTTCAGGTCTTGTCAACCGATTGATGTCATCAAGTGAATAACAAAACAAGTTGATTGAGAGTTTTTAGTTATGTTCTAGGATAAATAAAAgggaaaatatttatatatttcacTTGAATAGTCATATTTTTGCTGTATTGTAGTTGAAAATCAATTACAAATGTATCAACAATATTTAAACCAGGCAGTTCGCACGCTGCAAAACCTTAGTTCTGACGAGCTGAAGGATTTACTGAATGATGACGATAAATTAGAGGAACGAGTTAATCAAGCCGTAAGTACTAGTGAGTAAGTGAGTCAGCCGTCCGATTTTTAACTTTGTTTCCTTCCGCTGTATCTAAGGTCGAGGCACTGGAATTAGAGAAGGATGTATTGCTCGGGCAGAACCGTAGCTTAGCCGACAGTAATTTGGAAAGAGAACCGAAACTGATTGAACTCCGCTCTAGAGTGAACGATCTTTCCGAAAAAGGAGAGACAATAGCAAACTCAGTTAAATCAAAGTCGAGTGATTTGAGTAAGTGTTCAAAGCGCAGTAATATGAACTGATATGAATtaattatttgtatatttacaGTGTCACAATCTAAAAATACGAACCCAGAAACAGTTTTAGCCTTATTACAGACAGCTGCAGCTGAATGCGAGGAAGAATCTGAGAGAATTGTTAAACAATTACTCGATAATGACATTACTATTGATGCATATCTAGAACAGTTTATGAATTCTCGCAAGACAATGCACAGTAGGAAACTGAAGGCAGAGAAAATGACCGAATTACTCCGTAGTAAAACAAATCAGTACCGACCCGGAGCTGTGACTGGTTCTCATGCATCACCTTATCCATCTCAGGTCAGTGGATTCTATCCACCGATACATCAGCCAGCAACCGGTGCAGTACCGTACCCTATTGGACCTATTTCAATGCCAATGCCAGGAATGTTTGGACCACCGTATTGATAGGTCTTATTGGAGACATTACATTTGTCCCGAATGTAGCATTACTGGTTTTATGGTTGTTCGCCGAAATTACATAAATTCAATGTGACATCCAAGATACATATATACATAAAATGAGACGTTGTCGCAATTAACTGTTTTCGCTTTGAATTCTTATCCACTTTTCAATTATAATGTGATACTTTATTACTATTAAAATAAAGAGAAACATGAATGTATAAATAATTCCTTTATTTACGATTCAAGTTGAACCATATATTCTCCTACGATAATCACCCAGAAATTTCTTCATCGCTATAATCTTCATAATCATCATCCGAAAACAAATCTTCTGCATCTCCATTCCCAGCAAGTTTTAGTTGTTCAAACTTCTCCATCAATTGTTCCCGAGTTCGAGTAACATTTTCCGGCTTTTTCTTACTTTTCTGGTCATCTTCCTCGCAATCCGATCCGGCATTTTTCTCCTTCTTTTCGCCCTTGTTCATATACCGTAGAAACGTTCTACGTTTACGCTCCGGAAGGGATTTTATTAGTTGATCCATTTCAATCttcattttctgtttttcttcATCTGTTGGCTCCGGGGGGATGATGTTAACTTCTTCGGATGTTTTGAGACACTTCGCACAACACTTGCTAGCGATAGCACAGTCTCGACACAGGACATGATACGCTCGCTTAACTTTGCGTTCATTACACTTGTTGCACGTTTTGGGCTGCGTTAGTGGCTTGTACTTGCGATACTTGATCTTCCAATCGATCACTTCTTTGCAACGCTCACAAACTTCGCTAACGTTGAGCGTATTTATCAACTTTATCAACGGGGTATGCTTATCGTGCAAATCATTCTTGAAAGCAAAGGTGTTTTGGTGTTTTTGAGCACGTGTGCGATGTCCTTTATCGCCCCGCCTAGAACTCATCTTCACAATCAATTGTTTATCAATTTCGTAGCAAGAATATAGAAACTGGAGTTGTGTCTCTCACATGTGTTGATTGTTTACCAGACTGTAAACATGCTGTAATGAGTATGACAGTGGAAtagaatcagtgatgccaaataaatatttataaatttcttcaactgCACGAAAAAAAATGGTGTATGGACAAGTGTCAAAGTAGAGCAAGGAGCGCTCGAATGGTTTCCCAGTTTCATATACTTTCGAGCGGTTATAGACACAACGCCAACCGAGAGacgaaaagtgctacaaaagtgaTGGAATGGCACCCCGTCTTGCCCCCCGCAGGCAACAGTACCTATAGTTTCATGTTTTATCAgctgtatgacacccgccatgtttttggtgccaacatctcaaacgtcaaaagtatttattttcttcaaacagcgatccgcgttggcggcattgtgcttcgtttactagtttaggggagcgtcaacgaatagcagattttcagtcggaatgaacgttttcaaaattaaaattatgtatgaaaattagcttttccatatcaaattagtattctatttgaattaaaaacatttttgtttgcagttggtgaaaaagtctcatacgaaaattgtttatgaagacaattttatattataattaaaaagttcagcaacaattttggaattgtatagccatatggttgaatgaaagtcagaaatacgtgtttcaagtaattaaataacatgatgtgaaaattttcattcaaattttaaaatttaaaaaccggcttcgtgtcttctaatctgatagagattacactaacgagtttgggacacaaATTATGGACCTAAtgtgaagtcgccaccagacgtcgacactattgcgaattaccaatttaccaccatctgacatatcgtgatgtggATGATGAACTTTTTCAGCAGAGAGATAGTGAGATGGGTGGTGACGGTagatagagtgagatagcgataatcgtgccatacggCTGTGTTTTATAGTATAACTTGCTTAGAACGAAACGGCATCACTGTATTGAATATCTTCTTTTCTGCTCCACaactgtcaaaaaaaaatcacaacagAGGAAGAACCCAGAATGTAAGTatcattaatttttatttatttagtttatttaaataattaaaaacttTACAAGATACTAATCTTCATTCTATGATGTTTCCGTTACATTGAATAACATCAATTATGTTTAATTTCCAGCTATTCTAAAGCGCTTCCACCAGAGAGGATCCCCCACATTATGACGGAACTGAATACATTTGCAGGAGGCAGGGCTCAGTAGCTCTATGAACAGCTGGCCGTCAAACATAAGATAGGACACATTCGATCGCCGGCTCTTTCCTAGTCGGATTTTggaggaaacaaaaaaaaagcaggAGTTGAAGAAGCAGCGGCTGCAAACAAAATGAATGGTGCTGAGAAACGTGTTGATTTGGCAACGATAGTAGGAAACAATGTCAGCGGAGTAATTCCAGTTTGTGACTATGTAAATAGATCCCCAAAAAGAAATGAAATGTCTCATTGGCTGATAATGGATTGTGTAGGAGATATCATATCCTATCTGTTTGATCTGAAGATTCTTCACGGCAAATACACGGCATAAATATGGCCATTACTGGGGAGGATTTAATTACAAATCACTCATCAAGGATCACAACTTAAGATATTTACGTTGTATTTTTATTCGGAAGTAAGAAAACTAACGGGCTAATGTTTTGTTTCAGCgaaatttgttcaatttcatcAATACGATCATCGCCAGCTAGTCCATTTGCAATGCATACAGGATGTTTTTGGTGTAAATATATACACAAGTTCCAAGCATTTTGTTATAGACAAAGTATCGAAAAGTACTCCAGAAAGAGAGAAACAGACAAAAAGAAATAATTCAATCAGCGCAGGTTAggctcaggtttttttttaacgatttagAATTAAGAAAAATTGCATTTCTCACAATTCAATACGAGAGGATGAAGATAGTTTAGACCTGATTGTGATTATGGACGCTATTCCGGCTGCGAGGAATATTTTATATAGAATCATATGaagtaaatttataatttaatgCAATCATGTAATACAATGATATGTAATTTATGatgtatatttatatattaaatAGAACTAATGATGACCGTGGTCTCTGTGAGTTTTTGATTGATCGTTTAATAAATCATGTAAACACaataaactataataaaaataGAACAGTTTTGCTTTCGGTCGACACGGAGCCACATTAGCACAGTGTTGGCTCGTAATTTGTTGTCAAATACgaagggtaggtcgacaaaatcattgcaaaatggcacggtATCGGCACCGTTGTCGGCACCATTTTTTGTAACCAATTCGGTACAACAAAGTAGACTGGGTTGTCTTGACTTTCGTTTTCGTTCgtttaatacttatgacagacatacagctgtacttgcgttgtacttcgaaaattgtatgtctgtcaccatgtacagcgctagaaccatgcaagcaactcggtacaatcgctgtacctgtaccgacctgttttaccgctgtacatggctacagttgtactgtgcgcagcgccatagacggttagtggtgggtagcatgaacaagcagaatcaaatcacttgataaacgttcttttcattgactttcttttaagttaataactcagattggaaacttttttgttgtgtttgatagtttagacactaaataaaaacctttttcattgaaatatgtggtggaaattgggaaaatatctgattgtcagtttgacatacggtacaatgtacaaccaaagtatgtctgtcatggtacgatggtacctgtacaacgctgtacacgtacaacgcaagtacagctgtatgtctgtccctggtataagtgGTACGTGCTGCGAGCAGCTGCTCCAtaaacattgaatttttctcTCCTGAATTCTTCGATATCGGTAATTTATTCGTGCATTCGTACATTAAATTTAAATGTGGAAATAATAGAGGTGTTCACGACCAGAAACGGTTCCCATGGAACGCCAAGGAAAAAGTATGGCATTGGAGCATCTTCCATTGGTCGATTTCTGCCTACCAATGGATATCGCTGTTACGAGAGGCCAATATCATTATCACTATAGATGCCATCAAAGTCAAAGCAGAATTTATATTTCAATACTCCCAAAAATATAGTGCTTATGTTAATCACGTTTCCCGATTGTTCAATCAATCTAACAATCTAATGCCAAGCCGTAGACGTAGTTGGTGATGAAGCATGAACAATTGAACATTCGAACGTGTAAAACAACATTAGAGAAATGTTCATTGAGCTTTATTATGAGGAAATATAATTCTTCAAACGCCCTAGTTCTCAATACGTTTTCGTTATTATAAACAGGATTCCGAATACAGCTTGAAAGTAGTATTGAATATTCATAGCACATTCACAAATGTTCATATGTAATGTTCGTCGTATTTCTGGTGATATTGACATTGAATGTTATATTCTGCACAGAACGAAGTACTAAACCAATTGGAGTATGCTTTATTTGAACATATTACGAAGGTGTCCTTGAAATACAAGGATAACTATTTGTCGAGATTGAAGTCATTTCTTAAACCAAATATCCAAGGTGATAATCTAGGAATCCCTTAATGATTATGtggttataatatattcaaacagttttaaaatgtacTGCTTGATgatggctctttatccacttgagcctagtTAAATAAAGGAAAACAAATCTAGGAATCCATACGTTACAGACGTTTATTACATTCAATACAATTTATTATTGTAGATTCTGTAGCTGATCAATACATATGCTGCAAACCGATTATGTAGAGCACGTTGCTTATTTGAGAAACAAGGAGAACTATACTTTGTTcatcttctataagaccaggagATGATCTTGctactttgtgtcattgtaagcaAACATGCGAACGCTATTtcaatgcagcgaaactgtgTGTGGGGTGTTTTGCC from Toxorhynchites rutilus septentrionalis strain SRP chromosome 3, ASM2978413v1, whole genome shotgun sequence encodes:
- the LOC129778853 gene encoding uncharacterized protein C9orf85 homolog is translated as MSSRRGDKGHRTRAQKHQNTFAFKNDLHDKHTPLIKLINTLNVSEVCERCKEVIDWKIKYRKYKPLTQPKTCNKCNERKVKRAYHVLCRDCAIASKCCAKCLKTSEEVNIIPPEPTDEEKQKMKIEMDQLIKSLPERKRRTFLRYMNKGEKKEKNAGSDCEEDDQKSKKKPENVTRTREQLMEKFEQLKLAGNGDAEDLFSDDDYEDYSDEEISG
- the LOC129778851 gene encoding vacuolar protein sorting-associated protein 37C, with amino-acid sequence MYQQYLNQAVRTLQNLSSDELKDLLNDDDKLEERVNQAVEALELEKDVLLGQNRSLADSNLEREPKLIELRSRVNDLSEKGETIANSVKSKSSDLMSQSKNTNPETVLALLQTAAAECEEESERIVKQLLDNDITIDAYLEQFMNSRKTMHSRKLKAEKMTELLRSKTNQYRPGAVTGSHASPYPSQVSGFYPPIHQPATGAVPYPIGPISMPMPGMFGPPY